A window from Salvia miltiorrhiza cultivar Shanhuang (shh) chromosome 2, IMPLAD_Smil_shh, whole genome shotgun sequence encodes these proteins:
- the LOC131010922 gene encoding 60S ribosomal protein L30-like isoform X2, with the protein MVAAGKKTKKTHESINNRLALVMKSGKFTLGYKTVLKTLRNSKGKLILISNNCPPLRKSEIEYYAMLAKVGVHHYNGNNVDLGTACGRYFRVSCLSIVDPGDSDIIKSLPGDH; encoded by the exons ATGGTGGCCGCCGGGAAAAAGACT AAGAAGACCCATGAGAGCATCAACAACAGGCTGGCTCTTGTGATGAAGAGTGGGAAGTTCACTCTTGGTTACAAGActgtgctcaagactctcagGAATTCCAAAG GTAAATTGATATTGATATCCAACAACTGCCCACCATTAAGGAAGTCTGAGATTGAATACTATGCAATGCTTGCTAAAGTTGGTGTTCATCACTATAATGGCA ACAATGTTGATCTTGGGACGGCATGTGGGAGGTATTTCCGCGTCTCATGCCTCAGCATAGTCGACCCAG GTGACTCCGACATCATCAAATCTTTGCCCGGAGATCATTGA
- the LOC131010922 gene encoding 60S ribosomal protein L30-like isoform X1 produces the protein MVAAGKKTKKTHESINNRLALVMKSGKFTLGYKTVLKTLRNSKGKLILISNNCPPLRKSEIEYYAMLAKVGVHHYNGNNVDLGTACGRYFRVSCLSIVDPGITPSLYILTAAHSLNS, from the exons ATGGTGGCCGCCGGGAAAAAGACT AAGAAGACCCATGAGAGCATCAACAACAGGCTGGCTCTTGTGATGAAGAGTGGGAAGTTCACTCTTGGTTACAAGActgtgctcaagactctcagGAATTCCAAAG GTAAATTGATATTGATATCCAACAACTGCCCACCATTAAGGAAGTCTGAGATTGAATACTATGCAATGCTTGCTAAAGTTGGTGTTCATCACTATAATGGCA ACAATGTTGATCTTGGGACGGCATGTGGGAGGTATTTCCGCGTCTCATGCCTCAGCATAGTCGACCCAGGTATAACACCATCGCTATATATACTCACAGCTGCTCATTCATTAAATTCGTAG